AGGAACGCATCGTCCTCGTCGCGCGTGCCGATGGTGACGCGGAGGCAGTCGTCGAGCCCGGGCCACGAGGCGCAGTTGCGCACGAGCACGGACCGCTCGACGAGCAGCTTCCAGACCTCGTCGCCGGCGCGGGCGTCGGGTCGGAAGAGGACGAAGTTGGCGCCGGAGGGCCACACCGTGACCGGCAGCTGCGCGAGCTCGGCGACGAGCCGGCCGCGCTCCTCGACGAGTTGGGCGACCCGGGCCTCCATCTCTGCGAGGTGGCCGACGGCGAGGGTGCCGGCCAGTTGGGTGACGGCGTCGAGGTGGTACGGCAGCACGACCTTCTCGAGCTCGTCGACCACCCAGGTGGGCGCCAGCGCGTAGCCGAGGCGGGCGGCGGCCATGGCCCACGTCTTCGAGTAGGTGCGCGTGACGACGAGCGGCAGCTCCTCGTCGAGCAGCGATGCGGCCGACCAGGGGGCGAACTGGCCGTAGGCCTCGTCGACCACGACGAGGCTGCCGAGCGACGTGGCGACCTCGACGACGGTCTCCACGACCTCCTGCGGCTCGACGAGCCCGGTGGGGTTGTTGGGCGAGCACAGGAAGGTGAGCGTCGGCTGAGCGGACTCGAGGGTGCGACGGACCACGTCGAGGTCGAGCGTGAAGTCGTCCCGACGGGGCGCCGAGACGACCTCGGTGCCGGTGACCCTCGCGATGTGGCCGTGCAGCGCGTAGGTGGGCTCGAAGGTGACGGCGCGCCGACCCGGTCCGCCGTAGGCCAGGCACAGCGACTGGAGCACCTCGTTCGAGCCGTTCGCGGCGAACACCTGCTCGTGCCCCCGTCCGTGCAGCGACCCGATCGCGGCGCGCAGGTCGCGCGCCGCGCGATCCGGGTAGCGGTGCCACTCGACCCCTGCGATCGCGTCGGTGAGCTCGGCGACGAACGACGCCGGCGGCCCGAGCGGCGACTCGTTGGTGTTCAGGCGGACGTCGACGTCGACCTGGGGTGAGTGGTAGCCCTCCATCGCCACGACGTCGTCGCGGGGCGCGGGCCTCATCGGTCGGCCTGGCGGAGACGGATCGACTCCGCGTGGGCGTCGAGGCCCTCGGCCTCGGCGATGGCGACGACGTGGGGTGCGACGGCGTCGAAGCCCTCGGGGTCGACGGTGACGACGTGGACGTCCTTGGTGAAGTCGGCGACCGTGAGCGCGCTCGCGAAGCGCGCGGTGCCGTCGGTGGGCAGCACGTGGCTCGGCCCGGCGAGGTAGTCCCCGATCGAGGCGGGGGCGAGCGGGCCGCAGAAGACCGCCCCGGCGTGGCGGACCCTCGGGACGAGCGAGCGCGGATCGGCGCACAGCAGCTCGAGGTGCTCGGGAGCGATGAGGTTGGCGACGTCGATCGCCTGCTCCGGACCGTCGACGAGGGCCACGTAGCCGCCCTTGTCGAGGGTCGCCTCGATGTCGGCCCGGCGTGGCGCCGACGCGACGAGGCGCTCGATGGCGGCGTCGACGTCCCGCGCCACGTCGTCGGACCAGGTGATCAGCCACGAGAGTCCGTCGGGGCCGTGCTCGGCCTGGAGGACGACGTCGATCGCCGCGTAGTCGACCGGGGTCGACCCGTCGGCCACCACGACCACCTCGGAGGGGCCGGCGAAGGCCGCCGCGATGCCGACGTGGTCGGCGACCTCGCGCTTGGCGACGGCGACGTAGACGTTGCCCGGACCGGCGATGACGTCGACCGGACGGATGGTGGCGGTGCCGTAGGCCAGTGCCCCGATCGCCTGGGCCCCTCCGATGCCGTACACCTCGTCGACGCCGGCGATGGCCGCGGCGGCGAGGGTCACATCGGCGACCCGACCGGTGTCTCGGTTCGGCGGGACGACCAGCGCGACCTGCTCGACCCCGGCGACCAGCGCCGGGATGGCCGCCATGAGGACGGTGCTGGGGTAGGCCGCGCGGCCGCCCGGCACGTAGATGCCGGCCCGGTCGACGGGTCGGACGAGGGCCTCGACCACCAGCCCGTCGCGACGGAGCTCGTGGTCGGGGCGGACCTGCGTCTCGTGGAACGCGCGGATCCGCTCCGCGGCGATCTCGAGTGCCCGACGCACGTCGGGGTCGATGCGGTGGAGCGCCGCGTGGAGCTCCTCGACCGGGACGCGGAGCTGCTCCGGGCGCACGCCGTCGAAGCGCTCGGTGAGGTCGCGCAGCGCCTCGTCGCCCCGCACCCTCACGTCGTCGAGGATCTCCCGGACGGCGGCGACGGGCCCCTCGCCCGCGACCTCCGGCCGCGGGAGGTGTCGCGCGAGCTCGTCGGCGGCGACGCCGCGGAGGTCGACCGGGGTCAGCATCGGGGATCAGCGAGCTCGTCCATGCGGGCGCCACGGTACCGGCCGGTACGGGGCATCATCGACAGGTATGGACGACCCCCGGTCGCAGCTGACCTCCGCCCTCACGACCCTCGACGAGCTGACCCAGCGGCTCGTCGAGGTCGCCGACGCCCACCGTGACACCGAGCGCGAGGACATCACGTTCGACCTCGACGAGGTCGAACGCTCGCTGCGGGGTGCGACGCGCCGCCTGCAGCGCCTGGTGCGGCGGCTCGACTGAACGCCGACGGCTCGACGGCGTATGGGTGTCCTCTACCGGATCCGAGCCCGGACGCGAGTCGGCGCCCCCGAAGGGGCGCCGACCGGGTGACCTCAGGCGGCGGATCCCGGGTCACCTTCAGCCAGGTGGCGGGACCTGGCAGGGATGACTGTAACGCATCCGTTCGCGCTCTGCTGCACACCGCGTCAGGAAATCTGGGGTTGAGTGACCCAATTCACACGGTTCAGGGTTGAACGTCCTGGTCGAGGACGAGGCGCCGGTACCCTCCGCCGGATGGTGTCGGAGGTGCAGGCGGAGGTCGATGGCGCGCAGGGACGGGCGTGGCGCGAGCGCCACGGCTGGGAGCTCGAGCTGGCTGCCGGCCGGGGTCGCCTCGACGTGCCCGTCGCCCGTGAGCTGCTCGCCGCCCTCGTCGACGGCATCCGCGGGGCGGGCGGCGGGGTGGCGCGCTGGCGCGTGCCGACCGCCACCACGGAGCACGCGCGCGCGGCGAGCGACGCCGGCTTCGACGGCCGACGCCGCCTCGTCCGCCTCGACCGTCCCCTCCCCGCGCCACCCCCGGA
This portion of the Actinomarinicola tropica genome encodes:
- the hisC gene encoding histidinol-phosphate transaminase, translating into MRPAPRDDVVAMEGYHSPQVDVDVRLNTNESPLGPPASFVAELTDAIAGVEWHRYPDRAARDLRAAIGSLHGRGHEQVFAANGSNEVLQSLCLAYGGPGRRAVTFEPTYALHGHIARVTGTEVVSAPRRDDFTLDLDVVRRTLESAQPTLTFLCSPNNPTGLVEPQEVVETVVEVATSLGSLVVVDEAYGQFAPWSAASLLDEELPLVVTRTYSKTWAMAAARLGYALAPTWVVDELEKVVLPYHLDAVTQLAGTLAVGHLAEMEARVAQLVEERGRLVAELAQLPVTVWPSGANFVLFRPDARAGDEVWKLLVERSVLVRNCASWPGLDDCLRVTIGTRDEDDAFLAALREILT
- the hisD gene encoding histidinol dehydrogenase — protein: MLTPVDLRGVAADELARHLPRPEVAGEGPVAAVREILDDVRVRGDEALRDLTERFDGVRPEQLRVPVEELHAALHRIDPDVRRALEIAAERIRAFHETQVRPDHELRRDGLVVEALVRPVDRAGIYVPGGRAAYPSTVLMAAIPALVAGVEQVALVVPPNRDTGRVADVTLAAAAIAGVDEVYGIGGAQAIGALAYGTATIRPVDVIAGPGNVYVAVAKREVADHVGIAAAFAGPSEVVVVADGSTPVDYAAIDVVLQAEHGPDGLSWLITWSDDVARDVDAAIERLVASAPRRADIEATLDKGGYVALVDGPEQAIDVANLIAPEHLELLCADPRSLVPRVRHAGAVFCGPLAPASIGDYLAGPSHVLPTDGTARFASALTVADFTKDVHVVTVDPEGFDAVAPHVVAIAEAEGLDAHAESIRLRQADR